GCTCGCCTGGCTGCCAGCGCTGGCTGGTCATAGCTATGTAGCTTAAGGCTGTGCGCTAGCTTCTAGACGCTCACGTGTCCCTGCGTGAATCAGTCTCCGCCTCTGCCACACTGTGCACCATCAGGAACTAGTGTAGTAGTGAGCCCGTTCAGCTAGACCACTGGTTCTCAACCAGAGAAGATTCAAtctggttattgatcacagatGAGATCTAAAGTCATGAATCAggtctattgaatgggccccggggccatttgttctgggaaatgtGGGGCCCAGATCAGAAAGGTTGAGAGCCCCTGGATCAGACCGATGATAGGCTGATCCCAGCTCAGCAGGTGTGACCAGGCCTTCTGGATCCAAGGTGAAATCCTTTCTTTGTTACCTGCTCCTCTTGCGGTAGTCGAGCCTTCTGTCGCCAATAACTCACTGGATCACATGGTGCACGCATGAGAAGCTGCTTCGACCATGGAGAGCAGCCACAAATGCAGTGTGTGCGCCAgctcacagacaggaagtgcgtTTGTACGTGGGCAGTTCAGGTCAGTGGGTGACCCTCCCCATCCTGTCTCCAGCTATCTCACGTCTCACAGGAAGGTTTTGCTGTCTTTTAGATGAACAAAAATccaacatgttttcatgttgtgtttCTAGAACACATGTGACACTCTGTTGCTAGTGCAACGTGGCTTGTTGAAGTAGTATCTATCGCCAacaacacagcacggcagccaatgacacgtcgtCTTTACGCATGACCTCATCatgtgttgtcccaattctgagggacgtcagtcacttcacttggtcctcggagggagcttcagaaccaagtgctagagTTAGGGGGAGATGTGGTGGCTTTCCTGACTAAACGTGTTTGGTTTCATCAAGTCGTGTTTTACAGAAGCCTCGAGCCAGCTGCTTTCAGATGGTTGCTGGATCAGACACAGGTCAACTCTCCAGACTTTCTTCACCTCCAAAGAAGGAGGCTGTGAACTAGTGAACTTGTCCCTCGACTGATGCAggaaaactgctccaacaggccTCAAGTATTTAGTCAGTGGTCTGACAGGAGATGGTTGTTTTCGTCGTCATCTTGTCAGGGAAAGTGGTCACTTGAAGTTTCCAACTGAGTTTCACTTGCCTTCTCTTCAGACACAGGCGGGTGGATTTGCTTGTGACCACGTCACGCGCTGTGCTCTGCTGACAGCGTATGAGATGGAGCTTCCATGTGCTTTGGCGTCACGTCTGATATGTAAAGCAGATGTGTGTTTAATCGTGAGGCCTGTCGGCGGTGGAGCCTGGCTGCTGGGAGGAGAGGGTTCTGAAGGCCACCCACGTTCCACGCACGGAACGTTCCACGTCGGCCTGGCTTCCTGACAGTTATCTGCCGTGTTCGAGAGACGAAACGTCCTGTGCTGAAGTGTGAAGCAGCAATCTCAGTGAAGTACGCTGGCCACAGAAGACCCACTCAGTTTGACTGGATCCTGGAGCTCCGTACAGATCAaactctgagagagagagagcttgtTCTGGGGAGTCTTCACGTGGAGCACTTGGCTTTCCCACTGAGAAGGGAAtggcaggacagctgcagagaggCTGTTCACTTCAGAACCAGCGGGGGGTTTGGTGACGAGGCAGGGTCCAAGACAAGCCAGTCACACAAACATGTGCAGTGTTGTTCCTCTATTgactttgtgttgttgttgttgaactcACCTCAGCTGTCGCAGGGACTTGGCCTCCCACCTGATGCTGGCTCCATGTGATCCAAGCGGTCCTGCCACCTGGAGCCACTTCCATCCCATAATGACATGCAGCTTAACTCCCGGTGACTCGAGGCACCTCAGCGAAACAGCAGCTTCAAGGATGGCTGTGTTTCAGCCTTCGCTCCTGCTGCCCTGAGCGCTGTGGTCACTTGGATTTGATCACTCGCTTCTTGCTGTGGCTTCCTCTCGGTAACTGCTGCTGTAAGGCTCGATTGGTTTCTAACGTGGAAGTGGTAGGAGCGATGTGTCAGgagtgaaaactccttcatagctGCATATGTTCCCTGgcaaatgaagacaaatgtatCTGGAGGTGTTGAAGTGCCTGCTGTGGAGACTGTAGTGATTTCTTGTGCGATATCGAGGAGAAACAAAGCTCCGTACGTGTCAGCCAGTCACGACccgttgttccgcagactgcggagaagaatgGACGGAAACTTGGCAAACGATTCCTaataaatgctacgcatgtggtagaaatcgccttgaaatccttttatttcaatttcctctggctcactgaaacattaaaaaaaaaagatatcctTTATGGcagatgtgacgtcatcgcccTGCGGCAGGTGGGACACATGTGGTACCGACACCGGCGCACACTCGGTCTCCCTCCTTCCACTTGCTTTCCCAGGAGTTGAACATTCTTTGGCGCAGCTGTGTCACAGCCGTGTGTAAGATTCCACACGCTGTCGGAGGTTTGTGAAGTGCGTGTCGCTCCCAGAGAATGTGAGGAATCTGCTGCCATCGGAGGCCAGACCCTGTGTGCTGACACACTTCTGTGAAGGAGCTGAACCAAGCACAGGTCGTCTCTCTGGTGAGGGAGGGCCGCTCAAGGTCAGGGTGTGCAGCCGAGCCTGTTTTCTGAGGAGCGCCGTGTGAATCGAGCTTCTATGGTGAGACCTTCCTCTCAACGTACATGCGCTGTCTTTTCCAGATTTGGGACATGAGCGATGACGACAGCATCTGAGGAGCATCCATCACAAACCAGAGGGAGTCGCTTCTGCCGACGTCACCGATCATGAGCCGCAGCCAATGACGTAAACGTGATCTTTGTATCTTCTGAAGTGTGTCGTGTCTCTGTCACAGGGATGTGTGTAAACCAGCGTCTGCCGCTGCATGTCCTAATAAAGTGTCGCTCCAGAGCCACAGCAGGCGCCGGGCTCCCTTTTCACGCTGAATCCGACCAAAGTGTGATGTGTGCGGCGGAGAGGAGGCGAGTCAGTGAGTCGTGGTTGGAAACTTTATTGTTCATCAGGGCTACGCTGCGTACAAAAAAAGGTGGCCTGCCAAAACCTTTTCAGTAGGAGACACGGAGCCTCGCGGCTGTCACCCTCGGCTGCTGCttcttggaggaggaggagggcggagTCGTGCAGCAGGACTCGCCTCCGTCAGAGTTTCACTCTCACCGTGACTGAGCAGGAAGACGGAAGGAAGGAGCAGTGGTCAGCCGACCAGTGGCTTCACACCATTGTGTTCCTGCACTTGAACTTTCACtctgcgactccacacaaaaaaaggtcaactttttcacaaaaaaagaggaaatgatTACTACCGAGGAAAACTTGCTAGTAGCTCCATGTCATGAGCCCACGAGTCCTCAGAAGAGACCTGAGCTTTCCTCTCTGTACACGCGTTACGCACAGCGTAATGACGGTCTCCAGGTTACTAGCATGGAAGAGGGGATGCCCTCCAGACTGCAGAAGCTCAGCTCCTGAACCTGCACTGCTCCCACTGTCAGAGGCAGCACCCAAAGTTCTGGAGGATGGAATGTGTGGACACGAGGAGCAGAGGCCAGCGGGCGCACACCGGGAGGCCACGTGACTGACCCTGCTTCGTCTGCGTTTGCATGCGTGAAGCTCGCTCCAGCGTGTGGCCGGCTCGTGCTGAAGACCAAGGCAATCCGGCTGGGTCGGGCGTGAACATGGCGGTGTTGCGGCTCCCGTCTGGAGTGCTAACTGGTGCCGAGCCTCTCCTGCCGCGCATTCACCTTGTCACGACATGCGCGACTCACTTGGAGACGCTGTTGCTCAGGTTTGACCGAGCCCTAACCCTGGCTCACAACCCACCCCCACCCCTGCTTCCCTTCCTGCAGCCCTGCAAGATCCTGCCAACCTGGCGCTGGTGACCTTGACACAAGTTCATGCGCAACATTAGCTTAGCATATTGATGACTGCATGTCAACGCAAGCTAACCTTGAGGAAATGTCGACCCAAACTGAGACTGGGCCCGGGAAAGCCACCCGTCGGAATGTGAGCCTGTTCCAGGTGCGGCAGCGCGGAGGGACCAGCGCTTGGAAAGACAGATGCCAGCCACGCCTCCCTCACGACTCGGGCGTTAGAAAGGAGCCACGCCGCGTCTGCGACGAGTAGGACTGAGCCAGCAGTGACTTTCTACGTTTGTTACCAACAAACTGACGTCCGACTGAAATGCTTGGAGAATAGAGACCAGCTATTACTACAAACACGATCTCAGTGAAATGGCAAGTTGTACAGTCCGAGTGtttaggatggatggatggaggtgagAGTCCACTTGGTACTTGGTACCGTTGTCTCGATGGGGCAGAGGATGAAGGCACGGACTGAAGGGGGCGTCGGCGCGTTAGGCCAGTGGTGTTTGTGACTGCAGGGGGCGCATGGACACCTGTGGACTCCTGTCCTGGGGTCCCAACCCAGCATCAACAAGCCACGCCTCCTGCGCTGCCACCCAAACAGGATGTGGGCGGGGCCTCCGCTTGGGGACGGGGGTTGGAACCAAAGCCGTCGTCACAAATCTATGTACAAAGAACTAGAGGCCGCGCGGGAGACGACCTCCCACCTGGGGCTTCACGACACCACGGAGGGGGAGtggctgatcatgtgactgtcgGGGGAGGAGTTTGGGCTGCTGCCGGACGAGGAGGGGCTGCCCTTGTtcttgatctgctgccaggcgTCACCCAGCGCCTTGGCGAAGTGGTCGTCCACCGAGCCCGTGATGGAGACGGAGTTGGTGGCGCCGGCCTCGGCCTGTCTGTAGTTCTTCCCCAGGCTGCGCCGGAAGTGCTCCTCGATGACGGGGTCGCAGGAGACGCCAGCTGCAGGCgagacaaaacagcagcggacTGAGCGGCCTGCGGCAGCAGAGGCCGGCGGCTGCACTCACCGTGGAGCCTGCGGTAGCTGGCGGGGTGGGAGAGCGGGCAGTGAGACAGGCTGCAGTTGCGGTTACTGGCCGGGGCGCAGGTGATGACCGAGGGGCGATTCTGGGCAGAGAGCAGTGGTGAGCGAGACCCTGCGAGGGGCGAGCCAAGGGGCGAGCGACGCTCACCTGCTGACGCTCCGCTGCGCCGAGCGCGTGAGGGAGCGACGGAGCGGccgagctgcttctgctgctcttgGTGAGGGCCAGCGGCTGCTCCAGGCTAGCCAGGTGCTGATGGTGGGCGTGCCAGGGTTGGTGCACTCCCAGGGCGCCGGGCAGCACCAGGCGGGCGTCCCTGGAGGAGCGGTAGTCCCCAGCGGGTTTCCTGGAAAGAGAGGGCAAAGACGGTGGTCACATGGGAAGAAACACAGCCAATCCAGGTTAACACCGAGGGAGGAACGTTTGTTTGGTTTCACGCCGCTGAGAGGATATTGGCTCATTTGGAGCCAGTGACCAGTGGCGGGAAGGTTCCGACAGTCGGGGTTTGAACTCTGGACAGGAAGTCGTACAGGGACGAAGACATGGTGTGTCGAGCTGCAGCCATCCAGGAACTGAGGAAGCCGGCAAATATTTTAGCCGTAAGTCACGTAACGCAAAACAACGTTTCTGTTCATCgaagagcaaacacaaacacacaacggGTCACTTCCGCGTCCAGacagtttcagtttgtttttca
Above is a window of Synchiropus splendidus isolate RoL2022-P1 chromosome 6, RoL_Sspl_1.0, whole genome shotgun sequence DNA encoding:
- the vgll4b gene encoding transcription cofactor vestigial-like protein 4b isoform X1, which encodes MLRRVLSQARVLTSWPRVSTNQRASLSPPARNRIPSFQTFLPPSSTSSSSTTKFVPAAQPHRGPPQRECVSVPRNFVDTCSARGVKHGGRVQSGGGRKEAAQHGDASGCAVESRVLCSCQRRREKPAGDYRSSRDARLVLPGALGVHQPWHAHHQHLASLEQPLALTKSSRSSSAAPSLPHALGAAERQQNRPSVITCAPASNRNCSLSHCPLSHPASYRRLHAGVSCDPVIEEHFRRSLGKNYRQAEAGATNSVSITGSVDDHFAKALGDAWQQIKNKGSPSSSGSSPNSSPDSHMISHSPSVVS
- the vgll4b gene encoding transcription cofactor vestigial-like protein 4b isoform X3, with amino-acid sequence METPLDVLSRAASFVHANEEESEAALRGDPRLHSLSLSSSSSSSSSSSSSVSSHRTGPPPISPTKRKLSGDQCDSDLDDSEHVAKMSRLFAAQLKPAGDYRSSRDARLVLPGALGVHQPWHAHHQHLASLEQPLALTKSSRSSSAAPSLPHALGAAERQQNRPSVITCAPASNRNCSLSHCPLSHPASYRRLHAGVSCDPVIEEHFRRSLGKNYRQAEAGATNSVSITGSVDDHFAKALGDAWQQIKNKGSPSSSGSSPNSSPDSHMISHSPSVVS
- the vgll4b gene encoding transcription cofactor vestigial-like protein 4b isoform X2 codes for the protein MLLSEMDLLNYQYLDKTNNNNMGVLCYQGEAALRGDPRLHSLSLSSSSSSSSSSSSSVSSHRTGPPPISPTKRKLSGDQCDSDLDDSEHVAKMSRLFAAQLKPAGDYRSSRDARLVLPGALGVHQPWHAHHQHLASLEQPLALTKSSRSSSAAPSLPHALGAAERQQNRPSVITCAPASNRNCSLSHCPLSHPASYRRLHAGVSCDPVIEEHFRRSLGKNYRQAEAGATNSVSITGSVDDHFAKALGDAWQQIKNKGSPSSSGSSPNSSPDSHMISHSPSVVS